One region of Juglans regia cultivar Chandler chromosome 4, Walnut 2.0, whole genome shotgun sequence genomic DNA includes:
- the LOC109015257 gene encoding floral homeotic protein AGAMOUS-like isoform X1 produces MAYPNQLMSVDSPQRKMGRGKIEIKRIENTTNRQVTFCKRRNGLLKKAYELSVLCDAEVALVVFSSRGRLYEYANNSVKSTIEKYKKACTDSSNAGSVSEANAQFYQREAATLRQQIISVQDSNRKILGESLSRMNVKDLKSLEGKLEKAISRIRSKKNELLFAEIEYMQKREVDLHNNNQLLRAKIAENERSCQQNLNGMPAGVGNYEILHSQTFDSRDYFQVDALQPSQVQYPRGQDHMALQLV; encoded by the exons ATGGCGTACCCAAATCAATTGATGTCAGTCGACTCTCCCCAGAGGAAAATGGGAAGGGGAAAGATAGAAATCAAGCGGATCGAAAACACGACTAATCGTCAAGTCACCTTCTGCAAGAGGCGCAACGGCTTGCTCAAAAAGGCCTATGAATTGTCTGTTCTCTGCGATGCCGAAGTTGCCCTCGTCGTCTTCTCTAGCCGCGGCCGCCTTTACGAGTATGCTAACAACAG TGTCAAATCAACAATTGAGAAGTACAAGAAAGCATGCACAGATTCCTCCAATGCTGGCTCTGTTTCTGAAGCTAATGCCCAG TTCTACCAGCGAGAGGCTGCTACCCTGCGACAACAAATTATTAGTGTGCAGGATTCAAAcag GAAAATATTGGGTGAGTCTTTGAGCAGAATGAATGTCAAAGATCTCAAGAGCTTGGAGGGCAAATTAGAGAAGGCAATTAGTAGAATTCGGTCCAAAAAG AATGAGCTCTTGTTCGCAGAAATCGAGTATATGCAAAAAAGG GAAGTTGACTTGCATAATAATAACCAGCTTCTCCGTGcaaag ATAGCCGAGAATGAGAGAAGCTGCCAGCAAAACTTGAATGGGATGCCTGCAGGAGTAGGAAACTACGAGATCTTGCACTCTCAGACATTTGATTCTCGAGACTATTTCCAAGTAGATGCATTGCAGCCCAGTCAAGTACAGTACCCACGCGGCCAAGACCATATGGCGCTTCAATTAGT ttaa
- the LOC109015257 gene encoding floral homeotic protein AGAMOUS-like isoform X2 encodes MAYPNQLMSVDSPQRKMGRGKIEIKRIENTTNRQVTFCKRRNGLLKKAYELSVLCDAEVALVVFSSRGRLYEYANNSVKSTIEKYKKACTDSSNAGSVSEANAQFYQREAATLRQQIISVQDSNRKILGESLSRMNVKDLKSLEGKLEKAISRIRSKKNELLFAEIEYMQKREVDLHNNNQLLRAKIAENERSCQQNLNGMPAGVGNYEILHSQTFDSRDYFQVDALQPSQVQYPRGQDHMALQLV; translated from the exons ATGGCGTACCCAAATCAATTGATGTCAGTCGACTCTCCCCAGAGGAAAATGGGAAGGGGAAAGATAGAAATCAAGCGGATCGAAAACACGACTAATCGTCAAGTCACCTTCTGCAAGAGGCGCAACGGCTTGCTCAAAAAGGCCTATGAATTGTCTGTTCTCTGCGATGCCGAAGTTGCCCTCGTCGTCTTCTCTAGCCGCGGCCGCCTTTACGAGTATGCTAACAACAG TGTCAAATCAACAATTGAGAAGTACAAGAAAGCATGCACAGATTCCTCCAATGCTGGCTCTGTTTCTGAAGCTAATGCCCAG TTCTACCAGCGAGAGGCTGCTACCCTGCGACAACAAATTATTAGTGTGCAGGATTCAAAcag GAAAATATTGGGTGAGTCTTTGAGCAGAATGAATGTCAAAGATCTCAAGAGCTTGGAGGGCAAATTAGAGAAGGCAATTAGTAGAATTCGGTCCAAAAAG AATGAGCTCTTGTTCGCAGAAATCGAGTATATGCAAAAAAGG GAAGTTGACTTGCATAATAATAACCAGCTTCTCCGTGcaaag ATAGCCGAGAATGAGAGAAGCTGCCAGCAAAACTTGAATGGGATGCCTGCAGGAGTAGGAAACTACGAGATCTTGCACTCTCAGACATTTGATTCTCGAGACTATTTCCAAGTAGATGCATTGCAGCCCAGTCAAGTACAGTACCCACGCGGCCAAGACCATATGGCGCTTCAATTAGTGTAA